In the genome of Arachis stenosperma cultivar V10309 chromosome 6, arast.V10309.gnm1.PFL2, whole genome shotgun sequence, the window TCAGCAATTTGCATGGCATAATCACCAATCCGCATGCATATTGTGGGGGAAAATGGTTGGAAAGTGAAGTTGCTTATTTATATTTTAGCTTAAAGTTTTTTGTATtataaaaatgacaaatattTATTGGATAAATTAGTCCTTTCTTttgtttaatattattattctaaCTCATATCGCATACATCTTATGTACACGgaaataaagtataaataaatacaatatataataatcattAATGACAGGGCCACATGAGTTTAGGGAACAGCATTTGGCATGCTGAGATTTCACTATTCAAAATGATTTTGGTTGCACTAAGTCAGCACATTCTGATTGGTTTTTACTTTTTATCTTAGAAGTTTCTTATCTAAATTTCTACTTTCTTTCATCTGAAAATGAGGGAAAAAATGTTGAATTTGGTTATTTCATTTGGAGATTCAAATTTATTGTGCAAAAGGTGTATGGCACTGTTAAAAGAAAGCTTTGGAGGCTAACAAACAAAAACTATGAGGATGTTAAACAGCAAGAACTTGATGGGCTTGTCTCTCTTGAAACAAACACAACTAACATGCTTTATAAATATAATGCCATGACAGATAATTAAAAGTGTTATACTCTCTTTAAGTGTTGAGATAATTTAGCATCTCTACTTGTTCTGCATAGCTGGAAGGACAACAAAGCATTAGACAGTCCTATACAAATGTATCCATAAAATATTTTGCCCCCATCTCTACGCCCATACCAAACTTACCTACATAGTCTTATACAACAGAATTTGAACCACTCAGACCATAATAatatcaacaacaataatgatgatgatgataaaataTAGAATTTGAACCGCAAAAAACAAAGTGCAACAAAGATGGTTCCACCACCGTTTGAAATGTTTGCATTGACAGGATTACTCAGGAATTAACCTTTTTCTATGCTAAAATTACAATTCAAGAAGTCAGATTAATTCCAAGCATGAAGAAAGAATCTATATTATCAAATAATCAAGCTGTCAAATAAGGCTAAAATTACACAACTGATCTCTCTGAACAAATTACATCTTCAAATTGGTATTGACAATTTGACATCCTTTTGCTATAAAATTTGGTAGAAAAAATGTCTATAAACTCAACAATCCAGTGCAATTTCCTCAACGGTGTCTTAACCCCACATCTAAGCTCTGGAACTACCACCATGGTCCCTCTCAACATGTTCCACAAGAGCAACTGGGTCTACAAATCCCCTACTACACTTCGGACATGCATCAATTGTCACCTTCTTTGCCCCAGGACGGTTGCCACTCCTTTCATGAACTTTTTGCACATGATCGACCAAGGTGGTGACCGAGGAAAACTTAGCACCACACTGAGGACATTGCTCCACTAAACCGTTTCTATTTCCACTGCCACTGCTTTGTCCCGTCCCATTCCTTGTCGTCTGCTGGCTTTGGTTAGTTTCACCGCTCAATTTGGAAATGCCTGCTTCTGCTGAAGCCATAATACTAGAAGCTACATTAAAAAGGCCTGTTGTCCATTTAGATGATGAGGCTGAAGCCAAATTGGGTTTTGGCTCCTCTTTTCTATTTCTATTCACAAGACTCATAAATGAAAAGCTTGTTTCCAACTTTTTGGGACCAGGACACTTGTGTGCAGGTCCAAAGCGGTGCTTCAAACAATGGTCTATCATGCAGTCCCTGCACTTAATGGTGTTTGAGAATACTAACACCTCTCTGCATCCAGGGGCAGggcattttttcttctttgtggCTTTCTCATAATTTGATGGATCGCATTCAGTGTTAACATGATTCTCCCAAGTTATATTTGGATCTTGATCTGGAATTAGGCGAACTCCTTTGGCACAAAGAGGACATATAACAACAGTGACATCATGTTTGTTGGGCTTTGTACAATTATGTTTAATATAACTTCGGTGCTCCAAACAATATACCTGTTGGAGATTGGCAGATATAGTGATATAGTTAGCTCAAACAAAGTTTTAATATCAAAACGAGCAGAAAATTCATTCATAATTCGATACTTGAAGATCCTCAGAAAGCTATAATCCTTAGTCACTACTCAATATTCAAATCCCAATGAACTACAGCTGTCAAACTGCTCATTAGAATTGAAGGGGAAAAAAAGAACTTCTTGGCTAAATATGCAGCCAAACACGATGATTTTAACTACCAAATACTACATGCCTATAAATATTATCCAGTATACAACAACCTGCAGGGATTTGGTGCGAGCTTAACAGGAACCTGAATACAAGTTGTCAAAAAGGCTAAACATATATATGAACTACTTTCATTTTCAAATATAAACCAAGCACCTAAATGATGTCTAAGTTAAAAGGCAGACAAACAAAGGTAAGAGCAAACGGATGGTGGCCTCGATATCATAACTTCAAAGTTATTTGTGTGCTGAACAAGATACCATTAGAAGAGTGTTGTTCACTTCAAGAAACAGAGAGATGGATAAAGCTCCTAAcattcaaaacaacaaatttcaACTAACACTGACAGCACTTCTCCTGAAAGATTAAAACATCAACAAATTTACCTCCAAAAGAACTAAACAAACCCATGGTACCTGAAAAAGATATGCCTCATTAGACTACATCTTTCAAGTACCACATACTTGTTTAGTCCTTTTCAAACTACAATGTTGGTGTTCCAGTCTTTCATGAGACTAAATTGGTGgttttttctcaatttttgaaataaaagtCCATTGCTTATATGCTCATAACATGCATTTGATAAAGCAAACAATGGTCAAACTAAGATTGTTAAGTTCTAACATTTCGACAAGCATCATACCAATGGTGATCTATAAGTTCTCAGCATATCAGTTCAATAATCAATATCCACACGATCTCGTTGACCAACCATCCAGTTTAGGTTCAATACATTTCTTTCCTTCAACATTCGCATTTCAATTCAACAAACATTTCTATTCCTATTGGCAGAGAACATCTCAGTTTTCAGCTCAATCGCTAATCTCTTCCACTCTCCTTAATCAAAGTCAAAACAAGATTTCCACAAAACAAATTTCTATATTCTAAAATCAAGGCACAAAATCGAAAAGTAACCAAGAAATGCAGGTAAAATACAACAGAAACAAAATCATAGCAATAAAGAAAAGGAATAGAAATTGAGAAACCTGATTGCAGCGATCGCAAGTGAAGGGCAAGAAATCGATGAGCTTGCAATCGGAAACGGAGCAATGCTTGCCTAGGTTAGGGAATTCCGGAGTCCCCATCCGAATTCGGATTCCGATTCCGATTGCAGTTCAGCTCGCTCGATCGTTCTCTCCCTCACTTCGGAGAAAGAAAGCGGATTGAAATAGGCAccaagatttgaaaaagaaaaatggaatcTGAATATTTGGGGCGGATTTTGAAATCCGCGTATATAGATCAAAACAAACTCAGAGCACAAAATCCAGGAATACAACAAAATCGGATAATCCCACCTACTAATTACAAAttctactatttttattttttaattaatacttaatagtagttattttttagaaaaactaGCCAAAATGAATAATtcatgaaataattttttttgtaaagaacaaataagatttttattttctattatgcGTGGTATAATTCACGTTGACGAGACGGAGTCCAAGGCAGACCAAAACgcaattataaatttttttattttaaaatatatattattagattTAGTTATTCCATTTtcataattttactaaatttataattaaatttttatattatttttttaattaagtctgtagcataaaaatattagactaaatttaatatttttttttataaattaaaggTGTTTacgattaaaaatttaattaaatctttgactataaattttttttagaaaaatattttattaattttaatattttttatataaaaaatttaattataaaattaaaaatagtgtaaagagtcaattaaaaaatatataaacttAGAGGTAGTAACATGCACCCTACTCGCTAGGGGTGGCAACGAGACTGGTAGGGGCGGGTTTTTGCTCTACCCGATCCCGTCCCGTCGTACAACAACTCACATAGTCACTGCCCCATTTTTACCCGTAAATAGTAAAACGTTGAACTCTAACTGTCCCTGCGGATACCCGCCCCGCCCCTACCCAcccctataattattaaaatccaataaataaaattaaatttcaaaatttatataactatcatcacatacataacataaattaaaataaaaatttaaatatgatacaatattattaatcatttactaattattttacatatattatatatatagcggAGCGGGTATTACCTAAATCCGATCCCGCCCCGCCCCTCCCAAGAACCCACCCCACTAAAATCCCACCCAGTGCAGGGGGCGGGTAACTGCGGGTAGGTGCGGGGTGGGTACCCGCGAGTTCGGGTAGTATTGCCATCCCTATACTCGCGGATATCCAACCCGTTCAGATAAGGTTGCCAATTCGATCCGTTACGAATAGAGTTGAGTACAGAATGTGTTTGAGTGTGGATTGAGTGTCAATCCTACCTAACCAACCCGCACCATAGTGTATATGttataaaaatatgttataGATGGGTATTGAACCAATAGGACCTCTTACTCAGAATAAAAAGTCTTTATCATTGAGTCAAGATcatcaattaataattttacttaatttatataaaaatcaattctattttagtaatatataaataattaaatataacattataTCACAATATTTTATTTGTGTTCGTGTTATTAATTTAAGTAAACacttttatgtaaaattaaatatttgatgATTATGTTATTTATGGGACGATTATGTTATTTATAGAATGATTGTATTgtttgtattaaatttttaatttacatGCTCATtaagttatataataatattgtataTCCGTAGATAGAGTTGGATAGCCATAGATTGACTGCGAATAAGGTTAGAATtatatctacttaatatactaaaactgagTTTTCCTCTAGCTACTAAAGGTGACGTGTCGATCTCTCATGTCTccgttttccctccaaaaacgaataaattttttttctattctaaattattttattgtaattatattataattaatactaaataaataatatataataatactaATTTGGCAACATATcctcattataattatatcaaatcaatatttaatacacTATTAAattacttatcaattatcaattaaaaatacttttaataattttaatgatgataataatatcaataatagtaataataataataataataaatatttgttACCCAATTCAcgtatatcaaataattttttaaattattttataaaaaatatctttaatataattatattataattaatatttaatgaataatatataattatactaatttagaaacatatcttcattataattgtatcaaatcaaaatttaatgcattattaaaaaattaccttaataatagataatttacatatttatttttattttactaaagtCTATATATAGTGTTTTCCTATGGTACATGAATCTAAATTTGAGagtcaattcataattttatatttagtgttttttttattacttcatagaataagaatgtattcttcgttttttattgaagttgatccgatccttttaaggtacaatttataattttttataatatttttttatatactcattctattatattattcttttgataattttttatttgttgttacTCTAAGTTATTCTTATCGTCTAATGTTCCAGTTCGATTGTCTTTTGTCACAATCATTTACAATGCATCACATCCATAAAATACCTCATCGAGTTGTCTTCACTGATTCGGGTTCCAACTACATGGATGTAAGCGTTCAAAGAAGAGGCAATAGTCTCTACTTTACCGAAGGATGTAAGCGTTCAGTTTTGCTAAATTCATGACAAATTCAGATATGCAATTTCAACGAttggtaatatatttaaattttcttaatttaagatgttcattattagaataattttttaacatattttaatttttttcagaaattaccagcTTTCTTTTGCATGTATGCAATGCCATTGAGGGAAATAAGAGTTAGTTTGGTTTCTTGGTGTGGCAATTCTATACCTTGCCGCATTGCATGGATAGCGGATGATGAAACTTATCTAACAAGAGGATGGTCTGATTTTGCACGAATTCTAAATATTAAAACTTACAATGTTATTTCAGTTGGTTGTTGTTACAAGAATGATTCTATACTATACGTGAATAAGGATTAGAATAGGTTCAATATTGTTTAGGTAATTTGGTTTTACtattagtatttgattaaattataattatagaattttaaattattgtctcaatttatatattacgaTTATTTTTTGTGGAtgttctatttttaaataatttaataaaatgaagTAGTGTAAGATattattaactttatttttatcctttatttctttatttgtattttcattatatttgacaaaaaatgAACCTACACATATATTAAATCGTTGACCTAAAGACAATTTATTTGTCAATAAAAAcagattttatttataattggaataaaatttatttaccAATAATCGgtggataaaattgaaattacacccgtgtcatataattataattgattaattggtataaaataaaattatacccGTGCCATGagtaataatctaaataattatatcttaacaaaatataatttgaaataatttataaacaattatcttaacaaaaataattatttaataattgatttaaaaatcaatgcaaaaaataattattaataatagtattattaacttggtaaataatataattttaaattattacttgaaatataaataatatatgaaaatctattgagtaaatcaatgattttgcaccttaataatttgataattattatttaattaaccagttaattgaattagtaataacaatttccaatttcaaattttgtatattaAGTAGTTATTAAAAACTGGATAATAACGATTTACACAGGaaaatcattgataaattcaattaaccatatagaagataatatactaacagttttagtatattatttatgGCAAGCGAAATTATTTTCTcatattttctattaaaattgaaattagtaatagtttaaaaaaagatttattaataaaattactaatagTCACATTTTTATACACAAGATATatattttctatatattatttaaaaaatataatgaaacatGAATAATGAATGAGTATGTTATTTCTTCGACTAGCTAATTAATGCAAAATCGAGTATCTTTTTTTATTCGATTGAGGTCATATTCTATTTGGTGAAAGTTTTAATCACCTTAATTAAATCCTGTCTTTGTGCCTTAACTTATACAAGTAGTAATATGTTACATATTATTTGGTATATCTaagtagttattttttatagtggagatgtaaaaaatcatattaaggTTTATTTCCAAATAATTAGTGGATGAATAATagtagattatattattttgggaaagtattttcattataattatatcaaatcaatatttaattatgataaaatatgttaattataattatatcatagaattataataattacgatatttatgttatatattttaatcatttatgtACGTAAATAATTAGAAATCAACCAAATTAAATTATCACGGTAAATAATATGTTGTATATTATTACGAAAAATAATTCgtagataaaattgaaattacacccgtgtcatataattataattgattaattggtataaaatgaaattatacCCGTGTCATGagtaataatctaaataattatatcttaacaaaatataatttgaaataatttataaacaattatcttaacaaaaataattatttaataattgatttaaaaatcaatgcaaaatataatttttaataatagtattattaactgggtaaataatataatttcaaattattacttgaaatataaataatatatgaaaatcaattgagtaaatcaatgattttgtgccttaataatttgacaattattactcaattaaccagttaattgaattagtaataacaatttccaatttcaaattttgtatattaagtaattattaaaaattgggTAATAACGATTTACACGGGaaaatcattgataaattcaattaatcataaagaagataatatattaacagttttagtatattatttatgaCAAGGGAAATTATTTcctcaaattaaattttatataattatagtaaGTCTCTATAATTAAAGCAATATAAAACTGCTTCatatatagcaataatattatacatatttatatatctcttcttttatctctttttttaaaatattgacatataattaatgtagaaaatatataatattaaactgTTTTGTTATgcatatatatgaatttatataataaCCCGTATAATTTATACGTATGGCATAGTACATATGTTAAAAAAAGATtccataatttttgaaaaccactgttttgttatatgaaattgaaattgaaattaaataatttctatttatataatttttttattagtatcaagtattttcattaaaaattcatatCGTTTgtaattagtatatatatatatatatatatatatatatatatatatatatataagtcgTAATAGTCAAttatttcaattattttgaCGTTAATGCTCTTGCGAATGAACTAAGTGGGTATTTAAAAAGGCTAACTAATTAGCAGAAATTTGCATACGATCAAATAATTGGTGCTGTTAGCGGTAATATGGGTGGATTTTTCTTCTTATACGGTCAAGGTGGTTGTGAAAAAACATTTTTATGATCAACTATATCATGCTCAATTAGGTCTAAAGGAGGTATAGTTTTAAATGTTGTTTCGAGTGGGATTGCTGCACTTTTGTTGCCTAATGGAAGAACTGCACATTCAAGGTTTAAAATTCTTTTTGCCATAAATGAGGATTCTTTGTGTAGCATTAAACAGCGAAGTCCTCTTGCAAGGTTAATATCCAAGTTAAGGCCAAATTAATCACATGGGATGAAGCTCTAATGATAAGTAAGTATTGTTACAAAGCTTTAGATAAATGCCTCAGAGACATCTTAAGGTGCTCAGATTTGTATAATGCTCATTTGCCATTTGGAGGTAAAGTTGTTGTTCTCGGAGGAGATTTTAGACAAATTTTACCTGTAATTCTCAGAGGCTCAAGGCAAGATATAATTCAGTCTTCTATTAATTCTTCATATTTGTGGCATAACTGTAAGGTTTTGAAGCTTACAAAAAACATGAGATTGTCACTAGGTGAAAACAATAATATACAAGAACTCAGAAATTTTACagaatggctactcaaaattgGTGATGGTTTGGCTGGTGATACAACAGATGGTGAATCGATCATTCATATACCATCTGACATTTTGATTAAGAACTCTGAGACAGTTTTGGATGACCTCATTGATTTCGTGTATCCAAATATGTTATCCAATTTATCCGTTGAAATTTATTTCAAGGATAGAGCAATTCTTGCACCAACTTTGGATTTTTGTGTCACTGATGTCAACAACAAGATGACTGCAGGGCTACCTGGACAAGAAATAGTCTACTTAAGTTCAGACTCTGTGTGTGCTGAAGAGGAAAATATGGAACTTGAGTTAGATGCTTTCTCGCCGGAGATTCTAAATGGAATAAATTGTTCAGGTCTACCACCACACAAGTTGGTTCTGAAGGTTGGCGCTCCTGTTATGTTGCTGCGGAATATAGACCAAACTAATGGTTTGTGCAATGGAAGGAGGATGCAAGTTAGAAGAATGGGAAATCATGTGATAGAATGCAAGACTTTAACTGGTAACAAAGTTAGAAGTATTGTTCTTATCCCAAGAGTGAATCTAATTCCAAATAATGAAACATTGCCGGTCAGGTTTCAAAGAAGACAATTCCCAATTATCATGTCATTTGCAATGATAATAAATAAGTCCCATGGACAAACTCTATTGAAACTTCCAAGGCCAGTTTTCACCCATGGTCAATTGTATGTTACGTTATCAAGGGTAACGAGTAAAGATGGTCTGCGAGTGCTGTTGCAAGATCATGGACACTTGGAAGATAACTGCATGATGAATGTGGTATATAGAGAAGTTTTTGAGAGCCTATAATAAAAAGGTAATAACAAAATGTCTTACtaaatctatttatttattaaaatttattactatcacttaaaaaaatttagaaattctAGGAACTAATAGATGaattcttattatatattaatagtttgaaaatattaaaattatcattaaaattcgtataattttatatacaaacATTGATACGGTATTGTTTCATGTATATATTTTGCAGGTATCAAAAGATAGCATTGAATTGTTATTCAGTaggtttaaattatttattgtttattacaAAACTTTCTGCATTAGGATTCTCTATtaatttgttcttcattttgagctgattttgatattttcttACTTCACAGTAAACCAACATATAAAATTTTGTTGGTAGATTTAACTATTACTAGATTATTTATGGTCATATTGAGTATATATGcctgatttattgaaaaaagtagattaaataactattttatagttaatacaattaatactatattaaaaaaagaaaaacaacgcatacaagttatttttttattaattaaattattataattaaaatgaaatttaacataacaacttaaaattataattttaatcttatcacgtgcatggCACGGGTGATTAAACTTGTTGTTCTTAATTTATGggttgagttttttttttttggactggACATAGGCCATACCAACCTGACCCATGAATAGAGTTAAGAGTTGAATTCAAACCTTATCCTATCCTTCCTATCAGTGTTATTAAAACCAGATCGGATCGGTCAATTCAACCAAAAAATCGGTGAATCAGATCTTCTATCGATCCGGTCCGATATTTAGACTGCATGAGATAAAAAATCGGTCAAACTCGATAAAAACCGGTCCAACCGAATCGATTAGGATTTAAATTTTACCAAAATATTAGAGATGGAATTCGAACCTCCCctctaaaaatttttgtttaatatgcatgcaaattatataatatatatatatatatatatatatatatatatatatatatattatcaaataatttatttctatctaatttattttaaatttagttataaATTCACTTATTCttaagttaattatatttttatttaacaattatAAAGTCacttttttttcataattatataatatccattaatattatttttcaataaatatttgtaatatataatagtgtaataaatataaactaattaataaattattaaaatttaaaaataatagttattttaatataaaaataataaaattatttatgataaaataaaaataacaaaatatttacTATTTCTGGTccatattattttagaataagttgatattcttaaaatattagtaaaaatatattttttaaattttaatttcaaattttttattatttttattttttatttacatagtACTGAATTAATCAATTTAACCTGTAATTCAACAGTTAAATCAGTGATCCATTGATCCAATAACCTAACCGATTCGATCACTAGTTCGGTTGACAACTATGCTTCCTATTGTGTCCCTGCATACTCACACAAGGGCAACCCCTGCTTGTTTCATAATCCAATTTTAAAAGCTTTGTAAGAATCTATTCAGCCCAAATGGCCCAGAggacttaattttttttttttttttgcattatCTAAAGGCCTTCATATAGTTGCTAAAGGTAGTCAAGAAACATAGGCTAAGAAAATTTCTTCATAATAAGCC includes:
- the LOC130936441 gene encoding zinc finger AN1 and C2H2 domain-containing stress-associated protein 11-like produces the protein MGTPEFPNLGKHCSVSDCKLIDFLPFTCDRCNQVYCLEHRSYIKHNCTKPNKHDVTVVICPLCAKGVRLIPDQDPNITWENHVNTECDPSNYEKATKKKKCPAPGCREVLVFSNTIKCRDCMIDHCLKHRFGPAHKCPGPKKLETSFSFMSLVNRNRKEEPKPNLASASSSKWTTGLFNVASSIMASAEAGISKLSGETNQSQQTTRNGTGQSSGSGNRNGLVEQCPQCGAKFSSVTTLVDHVQKVHERSGNRPGAKKVTIDACPKCSRGFVDPVALVEHVERDHGGSSRA
- the LOC130933725 gene encoding uncharacterized protein LOC130933725, with amino-acid sequence MISKYCYKALDKCLRDILRCSDLYNAHLPFGGKVVVLGGDFRQILPVILRGSRQDIIQSSINSSYLWHNCKVLKLTKNMRLSLGENNNIQELRNFTEWLLKIGDGLAGDTTDGESIIHIPSDILIKNSETVLDDLIDFVYPNMLSNLSVEIYFKDRAILAPTLDFCVTDVNNKMTAGLPGQEIVYLSSDSVCAEEENMELELDAFSPEILNGINCSGLPPHKLVLKVGAPVMLLRNIDQTNGLCNGRRMQVRRMGNHVIECKTLTGNKVRSIVLIPRVNLIPNNETLPVRFQRRQFPIIMSFAMIINKSHGQTLLKLPRPVFTHGQLYVTLSRVTSKDGLRVLLQDHGHLEDNCMMNVVYREVFESL